A genome region from Alicyclobacillus acidocaldarius subsp. acidocaldarius DSM 446 includes the following:
- a CDS encoding M50 family metallopeptidase, translating to MLAHLEFYAEAAVAIVLVFGVCVTLHEFGHFYVAKRCGVAVPVFAIGFGPKVVSVVRGGTEYSLRLIPLGGFVQLAGEAPQESWFPVGQSVAYELDEAGRIAALGEPRDLPNARVGVVREVDLTDDMTMTLQTDEGLQRFRVKDGARVMLSRRSSIPIVPKEQQMIGKPLWQRAAVILAGPVMNLILAGVLFSAVNTYTGVPTTTVGHVEPGTPAAHAGLAPGDTIVAVDGRPIHSWAGLVRAVSEEGARDGHPEPLVLEVKTDEGTRSVVVTPRLVSGEPMIGIDAEISHSPLHTVPAGFSALVRDIVMTIQGYVGLFVHHQFQSLSGPVGIAHVITEQVRFGIWNVIAVTGALSLGLGLFNLLPIPALDGGRLLFMAIELIRGRRVDPEKEGFVHFVGFAIVMLFAVVITYRDVTHWF from the coding sequence ATGTTAGCGCACCTCGAGTTCTATGCGGAGGCGGCGGTCGCCATTGTGCTCGTGTTCGGCGTGTGCGTGACGCTGCACGAGTTTGGTCACTTTTACGTCGCCAAACGATGTGGCGTCGCGGTGCCCGTGTTTGCCATCGGCTTTGGCCCGAAGGTGGTATCCGTCGTGCGCGGAGGAACGGAGTATTCGCTCAGGCTCATCCCGCTCGGTGGGTTTGTGCAGTTGGCGGGCGAGGCTCCGCAAGAGTCGTGGTTTCCCGTCGGCCAATCGGTCGCGTACGAACTCGACGAAGCCGGGCGGATCGCCGCGCTCGGTGAGCCCCGCGATCTGCCCAACGCGCGCGTGGGCGTGGTGCGCGAGGTCGATCTGACCGATGACATGACCATGACGCTGCAGACGGACGAAGGGCTTCAGCGCTTTCGCGTGAAGGATGGCGCCCGGGTCATGCTGAGCCGGCGCTCGTCCATTCCCATCGTCCCGAAGGAGCAGCAGATGATTGGCAAGCCGCTCTGGCAGCGAGCCGCCGTCATTCTGGCCGGACCCGTCATGAACCTGATCTTGGCGGGTGTCCTGTTCTCCGCCGTGAACACGTACACCGGCGTGCCCACGACCACCGTGGGCCACGTCGAGCCGGGGACCCCCGCGGCGCATGCAGGCCTCGCGCCTGGTGACACCATCGTGGCCGTCGACGGCCGCCCCATTCACTCCTGGGCGGGACTCGTGCGCGCGGTGTCCGAAGAGGGCGCGCGCGATGGCCATCCGGAACCGCTTGTCCTCGAGGTGAAAACGGACGAAGGCACGCGATCCGTCGTCGTCACGCCCCGTCTCGTCAGCGGCGAGCCGATGATCGGCATCGACGCCGAGATTTCTCACAGCCCTCTCCACACCGTCCCCGCCGGATTTTCGGCGCTGGTTCGAGACATCGTCATGACCATCCAAGGCTACGTGGGGCTGTTCGTGCATCACCAGTTCCAGTCGCTCTCGGGCCCCGTCGGGATCGCGCACGTGATCACGGAGCAGGTGCGCTTCGGCATCTGGAACGTGATCGCCGTGACGGGCGCGCTCAGCCTCGGGCTCGGCTTGTTCAACCTGCTCCCCATTCCGGCGCTGGATGGCGGGCGGCTGTTGTTCATGGCCATCGAGCTCATTCGAGGGCGGCGGGTGGATCCTGAAAAAGAGGGCTTTGTCCATTTTGTGGGTTTTGCGATTGTGATGCTGTTTGCGGTCGTGATCACGTATCGCGACGTGACGCACTGGTTCTAG